One Spinacia oleracea cultivar Varoflay chromosome 4, BTI_SOV_V1, whole genome shotgun sequence DNA segment encodes these proteins:
- the LOC110790463 gene encoding probable polyamine transporter At3g13620 → MVSEEPVAVSDQLPVSTTADGGVGGGGGSHKKLTLIPLVFLIYFEVAGGPYGEEPAVQAAGPLLALLGFLIFPFIWSVPEALITAELSTAYPGDGGFVIWAERAFGPFWGSIMGTWKFLSGVINIASFPVLCIDYLKKVFPVFSSGLPRYLAITISTLMLSFLNYTGLTIVGYAAVALGIISLLPFIVMSLVAIPQIQPHRWLSLGQKGVKKDWNLFGNTLFWNLNFWDNVSTLAGEVDKPQKTFPKALFIAVIFTCLAYLVPLFAVTGAVSVDQNLWETGFMADAAQMIVGKWLKIWVEIGAVLSAIGLFEAQLSSSSFQVMGMADIGFLPRFCAARSKWFNTPWVGILASTVITLAVSFMDFTDLISSANFLYSLGMLLEFASFLWLRRKRPHLKRPYRVPLGLPGLVIMCLVPSVFLVFIMVIATKMVFLVSGLMTAGGIAWFFFMKLCKSKKWCVFGSIQAED, encoded by the coding sequence ATGGTCAGTGAAGAACCTGTAGCAGTCTCAGATCAACTTCCTGTTTCCACCACCGCTGACGGTGGTGTTGGCGGCGGTGGCGGGAGTCATAAGAAGTTGACCCTCATCCCTCTTGTATTCCTGATATACTTTGAGGTTGCTGGTGGGCCTTATGGTGAGGAGCCTGCAGTCCAAGCAGCTGGCCCACTATTAGCACTATTGGGCTTTCTGATCTTCCCATTTATCTGGAGTGTCCCTGAGGCGTTGATCACGGCGGAGCTCTCCACCGCCTACCCGGGTGACGGTGGGTTTGTTATATGGGCTGAGCGGGCTTTCGGGCCGTTCTGGGGATCCATCATGGGTACTTGGAAATTTTTAAGTGGAGTGATTAACATTGCTTCATTTCCTGTTCTCTGCATTGATTACTTGAAGAAAGTGTTTCCTGTTTTCAGTTCAGGGTTACCAAGGTATTTAGCAATAACTATTTCAACATTAATGCTGTCATTCTTGAATTATACTGGACTTACTATTGTTGGTTATGCTGCTGTTGCTCTTGGAATTATTTCACTACTTCCATTTATTGTCATGTCTTTGGTTGCTATACCTCAGATTCAGCCTCACAGGTGGCTTAGTTTAGGTCAAAAAGGGGTTAAAAAGGACTGGAATTTGTTTGGGAATACACTTTTTTGGAACTTGAATTTCTGGGATAATGTTAGTACACTTGCTGGTGAGGTTGATAAGCCTCAGAAAACATTCCCAAAGGCACTGTTTATAGCAGTGATCTTCACCTGTTTGGCATACTTGGTTCCATTGTTTGCTGTCACTGGTGCAGTTTCTGTTGATCAGAATTTGTGGGAAACAGGGTTTATGGCAGATGCTGCACAGATGATTGTTGGGAAATGGTTAAAAATCTGGGTTGAGATTGGTGCAGTTTTGTCTGCAATTGGACTGTTTGAAGCTCAATTGAGTAGTTCATCTTTCCAAGTTATGGGGATGGCAGATATTGGGTTTTTGCCAAGGTTTTGTGCTGCAAGATCAAAATGGTTCAACACACCATGGGTTGGAATATTAGCATCAACTGTAATCACACTTGCAGTTTCTTTTATGGATTTTACAGACTTGATTTCTTCAGCTAATTTCCTTTACAGCTTAGGGATGTTGTTGGAATTCGCCTCGTTTTTATGGTTGAGGAGAAAGAGGCCGCATTTAAAGAGGCCATACCGCGTTCCATTAGGGTTGCCTGGTTTGGTGATAATGTGTTTGGTACCATCAGTATTTTTGGTGTTTATAATGGTTATAGCTACTAAAATGGTGTTTCTTGTAAGTGGGTTGATGACTGCTGGTGGAATTGCTTGGTTCTTTTTCATGAAGCTGTGTAAGTCGAAGAAATGGTGTGTTTTCGGCAGCATTCAAGCAGAAGACTGA
- the LOC110790464 gene encoding DNA-directed RNA polymerases II, IV and V subunit 8B — translation MAPLLFEDIFNITRIDPDGKKFDKVSRIEAQSDKFDAFILLDVNIDVYRINKDKRYTIGLATTLDLDGGADSGFYNQTSRETLADRYEYVMHGRTYRITDIDYEGQEKGEIFVSFGGLLMMMRVDKSVSKNFQLDQRLFLLMKRTE, via the exons ATGGCGCCTCTTCTGTTTGAGGATATCTTCAATATTACCAGGATTGATCCTGATGGCAAGAAGTTCGACAAAG TTTCTCGAATTGAAGCACAGAGTGACAAATTTGATGCATTCATATTGCTGGATGTCAATATAGATGTCTATCGTATTAACAAAGACAAGAGGTACACCATTGGGCTAGCAACCACTCTCGACCTGGATGGGGGTGCTGACTCGGGGTTCTATAACCAG ACTTCGCGGGAGACACTTGCAGACAGATACGAATATGTCATGCATGGAAGGACTTATCGCATTACTGATATTGATTATGAAGGACAAGAGAAGGG AGAGATATTTGTTTCATTTGGTGGACTCTTAATGATGATGAGGGTGGACAAGAGTGTCAGTAAGAATTTTCAGCTGGACCAAAGATTGTTCCTGCTGATGAAGAGAACTGAGTAG
- the LOC110790465 gene encoding uncharacterized protein, producing the protein MEFHCNPTINHSDALSFNFPVNPFHLTRRNLLIRPPRFLVSSKKASFQDFQEYAKPRQLFPTEKLKTYVNEPPEKTLSALQLDEPNSLYKVVLRTSSMYGSDLSDQNAGILVCIIDEHGDSILERVPAIQDHFQLSEDAVTSDVLRFQRGATDEYMFWGPKLGRIQAMWTSLESGSWRLGGASLTIISVYNHQIEEPIPNGSVYSSITYNFEVEDVLLGEGSDLTMAELRPCLVTDHIGDDAVSIIIDGSSSLNVSRAEKGIITNEDSMKEYADLKYSLLLYDSMLIFTGTTITSITVDKSTALAFLTGGIGGFLYLLFLQRSVDTLPAPESIVKDKGNNFDGVFGGLKGPIVVFVTAFAIAVLATKYDKPDFIPALTPREILAGTVGFLACKVSVILAAFKPVSMGIEDND; encoded by the exons ATGGAGTTTCACTGTAATCCCACAATTAATCATTCTGATGCACTCAGTTTTAACTTCCCAGTAAACCCTTTTCACCTTACAAGAAGAAATCTTCTCATTCGCCCGCCTCGCTTTCTTGTATCTTCAAAGAAAGCATCTTTTCAAG ACTTTCAGGAATATGCAAAGCCTAGACAACTTTTTCCCACAGAAAAGCTAAAAACTTACGTGAATGAACCACCGGAAAAAACCCTCTCAGCTCTTCAATTAGATGAACCAAATTCTCTGTACAAGGTAGTGCTACGTACTAGTTCTATGTACGGGTCAGACCTAAGTGACCAGAATGCAGGAATACTTGTCTGTATAATTGATGAACATGGTGATTCAATATTAGAGAGGGTTCCTGCCATTCAAGACCATTTTCAGCTATCAGAGGATGCTGTCACGTCTGATGTTCTCCGCTTCCAAAGAGGTGCAACTGATGAATACATGTTCTGGGGACCAAAACTAGGAAGAATTCAGGCTATGTGGACAAGTCTTGAATCAG GCAGTTGGAGATTAGGTGGTGCAAGTTTAACAATTATCAGTGTTTACAACCATCAAATAGAAGAACCTATCCCAAATGGGAGTGTGTATAGCAGTATCACCTACAATTTTGAAGTTGAAGATGTTTTGCTTGGAGAAGGGAGTGACTTAACAATGGCAGAACTTCGCCCTTGCCTTGTTACAGACCATATTGGGGATGATGCTGTCTCTATTATCATTGATGGAAGTTCTTCACTAAACGTGTCACGTGCAGAAAAGGGAATTATTACAAACGAAGACAGCATGAAAGAATATGCAGATCTTAAATACTCTttgttactatatgattccatGCTAATTTTTACTGGCACCACCATTACATCCATCACTGTAGATAAGAGTACAGCCTTAGCATTTTTAACTGGGGGAATTGGTGGCTTCTTGTACCTTCTGTTTTTACAGAGGTCTGTGGACACATTACCAGCTCCTGAATCAATTGTGAAAGACAAAGGAAATAACTTCGACGGGGTGTTCGGAGGATTGAAAGGTCCAATAGTGGTTTTTGTAACTGCTTTTGCTATTGCAGTTTTAGCAACGAAGTACGATAAACCAGATTTCATACCAGCATTGACACCTAGAGAGATCTTGGCTGGAACGGTTGGCTTTCTTGCTTGCAAAGTTTCAGTAATATTGGCAGCTTTCAAACCCGTGTCAATGGGTATAGAAGATAATGATTGA
- the LOC110790462 gene encoding probable polyamine transporter At3g13620: protein MLKTNSTNANSTIMGVSLSSLNSSESTPSFSIIEDDEEEHQSNHGNQLNPKSPKKLALLPLIFLIYFEVAGGPYGEEPSVKSAGPLLAILGFLIFPFIWSIPEALVTAELATTFPGNGGFVIWAHKAFGPFWGSQMGFWKFLSGVINLASYPVLCIDYLKLVIPALSSGFPHYLAILMSTFVLSFVNYTGLTIVGYTSVALGVASLFPFIVMSLISIPNIDPTRWMSLGEKGVKRDWSLFFNTLFWNLNFWDNASTLAGEVENPQKTFPKALFSAGILTCLGYLVPLLAATGSIPLDQEKWVDGYFADAAEIIAGKWLKIWMEIGAVLSVIGLFEAQLSSCAYQFLGMADLGIVPRSFGARSKRFNTPWVGILVSMIIALAISYLNFTDIISSVNFLYSLGMLLEFASFLWLRRKMPAVKRPYRVPLEMVGLVIMCFIPSVFLVYVMVVANRTVFFVSALLTLLGILWYFLMKFCKSRGWCTFSDEQVSEEEHHLVTKQDVVD from the coding sequence ATGCTGAAGACAAATTCAACGAATGCAAATTCCACAATAATgggagtttctctctcctccctaaaCTCATCCGAATCCACTCCATCCTTCTCAATCATTGAAGATGATGAGGAAGAACACCAATCCAATCATGGCAATCAACTCAACCCCAAATCACCCAAAAAGCTAGCCCTCCTCCCTTTAATCTTTCTCATCTACTTCGAGGTCGCCGGTGGGCCCTACGGCGAAGAGCCCTCAGTAAAATCAGCCGGCCCACTCTTAGCCATCTTGGGTTTCCTTATCTTCCCATTCATATGGAGTATCCCAGAGGCGTTAGTCACGGCGGAGCTCGCCACCACTTTTCCCGGCAACGGTGGATTTGTGATCTGGGCTCATAAGGCTTTTGGGCCCTTTTGGGGGTCTCAAATGGGGTTCTGGAAATTCCTTAGTGGTGTCATCAATCTAGCTTCTTATCCTGTTCTTTGCATTGACTATCTGAAATTGGTAATTCCTGCTCTATCTTCTGGGTTTCCTCATTATTTAGCAATTTTGATGTCAACTTTTGTGCTGTCATTTGTTAATTATACTGGGTTGACTATTGTTGGGTATACTTCAGTAGCTTTAGGGGTGGCTTCACTTTTCCCATTTATTGTCATGTCTTTGATTTCAATCCCTAATATTGATCCTACAAGATGGATGAGTTTAGGTGAGAAAGGTGTGAAAAGGGATTGGAGTTTGTTCTTCAATACATTGttttggaacttgaatttttggGATAATGCAAGTACTTTAGCAGGGGAAGTTGAAAATCCTCAAAAGACTTTCCCAAAAGCTCTGTTTTCAGCTGGGATTCTCACTTGTTTGGGTTATTTGGTGCCTCTTTTGGCTGCTACTGGTTCAATTCCTCTTGATCAAGAGAAATGGGTTGATGGGTATTTTGCTGATGCTGCCGAAATCATTGCTGGGAAATGGCTCAAGATTTGGATGGAGATTGGTGCTGTTTTATCAGTAATAGGTCTGTTTGAAGCTCAATTAAGCAGCTGTGCTTACCAGTTTCTTGGTATGGCTGATCTCGGGATTGTTCCGAGGTCTTTCGGGGCTCGGTCTAAACGGTTCAATACTCCTTGGGTTGGGATTCTAGTTTCCATGATCATAGCACTTGCTATTTCATACCTCAACTTCACTGACATAATCTCATCTGTCAACTTCCTCTATAGTTTGGGGATGTTGCTCGAGTTCGCCTCGTTTCTCTGGTTGAGAAGAAAGATGCCAGCTGTCAAGAGGCCGTACCGAGTTCCATTAGAGATGGTGGGGTTGGTGATCATGTGCTTCATACCATCTGTGTTTCTTGTTTATGTCATGGTAGTTGCTAATAGAACTGTGTTTTTTGTGAGTGCTTTGTTGACTTTACTTGGGATTTTGTGGTATTTTCTTATGAAATTCTGTAAATCAAGAGGTTGGTGTACATTTAGTGATGAACAGGTCAGTGAGGAAGAACATCATCTTGTTACAAAGCAGGATGTGGTTGATTAG
- the LOC110790459 gene encoding probable CoA ligase CCL12 — protein sequence MRELIQKDELLSAGLSIQEADIFFKVLQDLFSRVTGDDSRAPAEVWREVVARKLLRPNHPHALHQLVYNTLYSHWDSSLLGPPLYWFPSSYESCYTNVGRLMEAHGPRLLGKSYHDPISSFSTFQKFSADNPEIYWSLVLKELSVWFREPPTRILDETDNSKPGGTWFPGAVLNIAECCLLPISHPRKMDNSVAIVWREEGDDDSPVRQLTLKQLREQVMLVANALDATFAKGDVIAIDMQMTANAVIIYLAIILSGRVVVSIADSFAGKEIATRLRISKAKGIFTQDFILRGGRRFPLYSRVLEASPSIAVVVPAVGEIVDVSLRKQDISWTDFLARGSQLTRPHEYSPVYQSGDSITHILFSSGTTGDPKAVPWTQLSPIRATADSWAHMDVQVGDVMCWPTNLGWVVGPILLYGCFLSGATLALYHGSPLGRGFGKFVQDARVTILGTVPSLVKTWKNTHCMDDLDWTRLRAFASSGEASNVDDDLWLSSRAYYKPIIECCGGTELAGSYLQGSLLQPQAFGSFSTPTMSTGFVILDDHGNPYPEDQACEGEVALIPLLLGATDRLLNADHDAVYFKGMPLYKGMRLRKHGDIVKRSVGGYFLVQGRADDTMNLGGIKTSSVEIERACNQADDRVLETAAIGVAPPQGGPELLVVCVVLKEGINADPEKLRIQFSKAIQRSLNPLFKVSLVKILLEFPRTVTNKLLRRVLRDQVKQELSVRSRI from the exons atGAGGGAGTTGATTCAAAAGGATGAGCTGCTATCCGCTGGGTTGAGTATACAGGAAGCTGACATCTTTTTCAAGGTTCTCCAAGATTTGTTTTCAAGAGTTACCGGAGATGACAGCCGAGCTCCGGCGGAGGTATGGCGGGAAGTGGTGGCGAGAAAGCTATTAAGGCCTAATCACCCTCACGCTCTTCATCAGTTGGTGTACAACACGCTTTACTCTCATTGGGACTCCTCGCTCCTTGGCCCTCCTCTTTACTGGTTTCCTTCCTC ATATGAATCTTGTTATACAAATGTGGGTCGTTTGATGGAAGCTCATGGTCCTAGATTATTGGGGAAGTCATACCATGATCCAATTTCTAGTTTTTCCACCTTTCAGAAGTTCTCTGCTGACAATCCAGAG ATTTACTGGTCTTTGGTTCTGAAGGAGCTTTCAGTTTGGTTTCGTGAACCACCAACGCGTATCCTTGATGAAACAGACAACTCAAAACCCGGAGGAACATGGTTTCCTGGTGCTGTTCTCAATATAGCTGAGTGTTGTTTGCTACCTATAAGCCATCCTAGGAAAATGGACAACAGTGTGGCTATTGTATGGAGAGAGGAAGGTGATGATGATTCACCTGTCCGTCAATTGACTCTGAAACAACTACGAGAACAAGTAAT GCTGGTTGCTAATGCTTTGGATGCTACTTTTGCTAAGGGTGATGTAATTGCTATTGATATGCAAATGACTGCCAATGCAGTTATCATATACCTGGCGATAATTCTGTCAGGCCGTGTGGTTGTATCAATTGCTGATAGTTTTGCTGGGAAGGAAATCGCAACTCGTTTGCGTATTTCCAAAGCAAAGGGTATCTTTACTCAG GATTTTATCTTAAGAGGAGGTCGGAGATTTCCTTTATATAG CCGTGTTTTGGAAGCTTCTCCTTCCATTGCTGTTGTGGTCCCCGCTGTAGGAGAAATTGTAGATGTGTCATTAAGGAAACAGGATATATCATGGACAGATTTTCTGGCACGAGGAAGCCAGCTCACGAG ACCTCATGAGTACTCCCCAGTGTACCAATCAGGGGATTCTATAACCCACATACTCTTCTCATCTGGGACAACTG GGGATCCAAAGGCAGTACCTTGGACTCAGTTGTCTCCAATTCGAGCTACTGCTGATTCATGGGCACACATGGATGTTCAAGTTGGAGATGTCATGTGTTGGCCGACAAACTTAGGATGGGTGGTAGGACCTATATTGCTCTACGGATGCTTTTTAAGTGGTGCAACTCTTGCTCTTTATCATGGATCACCTCTTGGCCGTGGTTTTGGGAAATTTGTTCAG GATGCAAGAGTGACTATATTAGGAACTGTACCAAGTCTTGTTAAGACTTGGAAAAATACACATTGTATGGATGACCTAGATTGGACAAGATTGAG AGCATTTGCTTCCTCGGGAGAAGCCTCCAATGTAGATGATGACCTTTGGCTTTCATCACGGGCTTATTATAAACCAATCATTGAATGTTGTGGAGGCACGGAGCTAGCAGGAAGCTATCTTCAAGGAAGTCTACTGCAACCGCAAGCCTTTGGGTCATTTAGTACTCCAACAATGTCAACAGGATTTGTCATCCTTGATGATCATGGAAATCCTTAT CCAGAGGATCAAGCATGTGAAGGTGAAGTGGCATTAATTCCTCTGCTTCTGGGAGCAACAGACAGATTATTGAATGCTGACCATGATGCGGTTTATTTCAAGGGAATGCCACTATACAAAGGAATG CGTCTCAGGAAACATGGAGATATAGTTAAGAGAAGTGTTGGAGGGTATTTTCTTGTACAGGGAAGAGCTGATGATACCATGAATCTTGGAGGTATCAAG ACAAGTTCTGTTGAAATTGAGAGGGCATGCAACCAGGCCGATGACAGGGTGCTCGAGACTGCAGCCATTGGTGTAGCGCCCCCACAAGGTGGTCCGGAATTGCTGGTTGTATGTGTGGTTCTTAAGGAGGGAATCAATGCTGATCCAGAAAAGCTCAGAATACAGTTCTCAAAAGCCATTCAGCGTAGCCTCAACCCTCTTTTTAAG GTGAGTTTAGTAAAAATTCTTCTGGAGTTTCCACGAACTGTCACAAACAAATTACTGAGACGGGTATTAAGAGATCAGGTAAAGCAAGAGCTATCAGTACGAAGTAGGATTTGA
- the LOC110790461 gene encoding feruloyl CoA ortho-hydroxylase F6H1-2-like produces the protein MKDEQPEIGDLKDFLIKAGQGVKGLSEMEITDLPKQYIQPQSERLCNMKTVEETSIPIIDVSNWDDPNVIKSVCGAAQKWGFFHIINHGVPLEVLESVKKATIMFFALKPEEKRKYFKENSSSNHVRLSTSFVPEAENALEWKDYLSLFYVDDDEALAIWPAICRDQLLDYMKNCQVLIKSLLQVLMTGLNIHEINEKNWSLLAGSKRINLNFYPICPKPELTVGVGRHSDVSTFTILLQDDIGGLYVRAPDEEGWAHVPPIPGALVINIGDALQIMSNGKYKSIEHRVIANGSKDRISIPLFVNPKPSEVIGPLEEVLEESDEKAKYKKVLYSDYTLYFYRKAHDGKATLEFAKI, from the exons ATGAAGGATGAACAACCAGAAATAGGAGATCTGAAAGACTTTCTGATCAAAGCAGGCCAAGGAGTGAAAGGTTTATCAGAGATGGAAATTACAGACTTGCCAAAACAATACATACAACCTCAATCAGAAAGACTCTGTAACATGAAAACCGTTGAAGAAACATCGATCCCCATAATCGACGTTTCCAATTGGGACGATCCAAATGTTATAAAATCAGTATGTGGTGCTGCTCAGAAATGGGGATTCTTTCATATCATCAACCATGGTGTGCCACTTGAGGTTCTTGAGAGTGTGAAGAAAGCAACTATCATGTTCTTTGCGTTGAAACCGGAGGAAAAGAGGAAGTATTTCAAGGAGAATTCTTCGAGCAATCATGTTAGGTTAAGTACTAGCTTCGTTCCCGAGGCTGAGAATGCTTTGGAATGGAAGGATTACCTTAGCCTGTtttatgttgatgatgatgaagctCTTGCTATCTGGCCTGCTATTTGCAG GGACCAACTTCTGGATTACATGAAGAACTGCCAAGTTCTGATAAAGTCCCTTCTGCAAGTCTTGATGACAGGACTCAACATTCATGAGATCAATGAGAAAAATTGGTCACTTCTTGCAGGGTCCAAAAGGATTAATCTCAACTTCTACCCAATATGTCCGAAACCCGAACTTACAGTGGGAGTAGGGCGGCACTCTGACGTATCCACATTCACGATCCTCCTGCAGGACGATATTGGCGGACTCTATGTTCGAGCACCCGACGAAGAAGGCTGGGCCCACGTGCCGCCTATTCCCGGGGCACTGGTGATAAACATTGGTGATGCCCTGCAAATCATGAGCAATGGCAAGTACAAAAGCATTGAACACCGTGTTATAGCGAATGGAAGTAAAGACAGGATATCAATTCCCCTGTTTGTGAACCCTAAGCCAAGTGAGGTGATTGGACCTCTAGAGGAAGTGTTGGAAGAGAGTGATGAGAAAGCTAAATATAAGAAGGTGTTGTATTCTGATTACACTTTGTACTTTTACAGGAAGGCTCATGATGGAAAGGCTACCCTTGAATTTGCTAAGATATGA